The Chanos chanos chromosome 6, fChaCha1.1, whole genome shotgun sequence genome includes a region encoding these proteins:
- the dhrs13a.3 gene encoding dehydrogenase/reductase SDR family member 13a.3, whose protein sequence is MSVLLTIFAGGLVAYILIYYNIFKGSRCRSTAVLKGKTAVVTGSNTGIGKAIALELAKRGARVILACRNKQKAEAAAYDIRRASGNNEVLYMHLDLSSLKSVRAFSETFLKTEPRLDLLINNAGMMGPGRTADGFGMAFGVNHLGHFLLTLLLLDRLKQAGQSRVVNVSALLYRLGSVDFSTLNTHKDLVNGQSTYHNFMAYCHSKLCNILFTRELANRLEGTSVTCYSLHPGVIYTELCRNMSLWQKLLMIPFAKLFFLDPEGGAQTTLHCALQEGIEPLSGRYFSSCALQEVSVKGRDDALARKLWEVSERLCGLS, encoded by the exons ATGTCTGTTCTTTTAACTATTTTTGCAGGAGGTCTCGTTGCCTACATACTAATTTATTACAACATTTTTAAAGGATCAAGATGCAGAAGTACTGCTGTGCTGAAGGGGAAGACAGCAGTTGTCACCG GTAGTAATACTGGTATCGGAAAAGCTATCGCTTTGGAGCTTGCCAAGAGAGGGGCAAGAGTCATCCTAGCCTGCCGCAACAAGCAGAAAGCCGAAGCAGCTGCATATGATATCAGAAGG GCAAGCGGGAACAATGAAGTGCTTTACATGCATTTGGACCTGTCCAGTCTGAAGTCCGTTCGTGCCTTTTCTGAGACCTTTCtcaaaacagaacccagactgGACCTGCTCATCAACAATGCTG GCATGATGGGACCTGGCAGAACTGCGGATGGCTTTGGCATGGCATTTGGGGTCAACCACCTCGGTCACTTTTTGTTGACTCTGCTGTTGCTGGACCGTTTAAAGCAGGCAGGACAGAGTCGTGTGGTCAACGTCTCTGCCCTGCTTTATCGCCTGGGCTCGGTGGACTTCTCCACCCTCAACACCCACAAAGACCTGGTGAACGGACAGTCGACCTATCACAACTTCATGGCTTACTGCCACAGCAAGCTCTGCAACATTCTCTTCACCCGTGAACTGGCCAATCGCCTGGAGGGTACCAGCGTCACCTGCTACAGTCTccatcctg GTGTGATCTACACAGAACTGTGTCGTAACATGAGCCTGTGGCAAAAGCTTCTTATGATTCCGTTTGCTAAACTGTTTTTCCTGGATCCTGAGGGAGGGGCACAGACCACGCTACACTGTGCCTTACAGGAGGGAATTGAGCCACTCAGTGGACGCTACTTCTCCTCCTGTGCGTTACAGGAGGTCAGTGTCAAAGGGCGGGATGATGCGTTGGCCAGGAAACTGTGGGAAGTGAGTGAGAGGTTGTGTGGTTTATCGTGA